In one window of Tissierellales bacterium DNA:
- a CDS encoding VOC family protein, which produces MDKLKIHHVCIQTSCYKQSLDFYTDILGFNIVSETKGFHGRDYNTWLELNGFRIELQTSKSGDSLNSWSKFNEGIVHLCFETDDVRAELSRIQNLGYNSFKIKNGEILYCVEGGYLFKVKAPEGTEIEIR; this is translated from the coding sequence ATGGACAAATTAAAAATACATCACGTTTGCATACAAACATCATGCTACAAACAATCACTTGACTTTTACACTGATATATTAGGTTTCAATATAGTTTCTGAAACAAAGGGGTTTCACGGTAGAGACTACAATACTTGGCTTGAGTTAAATGGTTTTAGGATTGAGCTTCAAACTTCAAAATCTGGCGATTCATTAAATAGTTGGAGTAAATTTAATGAAGGCATAGTTCATCTATGCTTCGAAACAGATGATGTACGTGCTGAACTTTCTAGAATTCAAAATTTAGGCTACAATTCTTTTAAAATAAAAAATGGTGAGATACTATACTGTGTAGAAGGTGGTTACCTTTTTAAAGTAAAAGCACCTGAAGGTACTGAAATTGAGATTAGATAA